AGTTGACTGGATAAATCATCATTCCTATGATGCATTAGGGACATTTGTGTTATGGTCACTGGATAGCATTTTTGCTGACTTGGCAACCCAACTATTGGGTTCTAAGGGTTCAAAGAAAGGAGGCCAGCCTACATCTTCAAAGTCTCAGGTAGATACACTTGATGCTGTTGTATACAGCACTTACTTCTGAGTCAGCCTAGTATTGTATCGTTTTCTAACTGTTGATACTGCAGGTTgctatttttttagttttggcTATGGTGTTGCGGCGGAAGCCAGAGGTACTAATCCATTTATTACCCAAGTTGAGGGAAAACTCAAAGTACCTTGGACAAGATAAACTTCCAGTTCTTGTATGGATGATCATACAGGTGAGTGAACTTCTTTATCCACATTAGCATGATATCCGGTTGTAGGTAGTTTGTGATCTTTATTCTTGTGAAATATGTATCGCCATCTGATGCCAAATCATTTTGTGTAGGCCTCTCAAGGAGATTTACCTGTAGGATTGTACATATGGGCACATTTTATCTTGCCAATAATTGGTGGAAAATCAGGATCTAATCCTCAGTCCAGGGACTTGGTTTTGCAGCTAGCAGAGAGGTTTATTTTTCGTTTTTCGTATACTTGCAGCACTTTATGGTTTACAGTTTTCACTGgtggttttgtttttttatgaaaaaactaTTCTTTATCGTTCTGGCAGAATTCTTGCTGCGCCAAAAGCTCGTAGTGTACTAGTTAATAATGCTGTCAGGAAAGGGGAGCGCTTAGTATCACCTGCAGCACTAGACCTACTTTTGCATGCAACATTTCCGGCATCTTCTGCAAGAGTTAAGGTAGGAGTGACCAGGGATCTTCTATAATACTATCTAGACGTCCCGTAGAGCAATCTGTTTTGTTCTGTAATCCAGTTCTCCACATAATTACTATCTAAACCAGTATCCGTAATAGGCTACTGAAAGATTTGAGGCAATTTACCCAACTCTTAAAGAGGTTGCTCTTGCGGGTTCTCCCGGAAGCAAAGCAATGAAGCAAGTATCACAGCAGATGCAGTCTATTGTTGTCAAAGCAGCCGGAGAAGGTGATGTTGGATTGGGAATTTGGGATTGGTACCAACCTGCATGATTTCTTTCTAAAGTATGTAGTTGATAATACTGATCCTATGCAGGTATCCCCGCTTTGTCCGAGGAAGCAACAAGCATTTTCATTTGGTGCTTGACCCATAATCCAGACTGCTATAAACAATGGGTAAGCTTTTGTTGGTAACTTTTATCTCCCCTCATTGTCCTTTTCCATTCATATTCTAGCACTTGGAACTGTCTTAGTAAGGTATGTATTAACTAATACTTTTGGAGGTTCCGaataaattttcttttatcATACAGAAATGACTAGAAAAATCTTGTATCTTGAAGTGGAGCCCTGATCTCCATATATTTGCCTGAGATGAGGCTAGCAGTGAATTATGTTGTATAATTTGTTTGGACAGGACAAAGTTTATGAGGAGAACATAGAGGCCAGCGCTGCTACCTTGAGGAAGCTTTCTGAGGAGTGGAAGATACTTTCTTTTGAACAGTCTTGTCTTCAAACACTTGGTGAAACTCTTAGGAGTTTCAGGCTAAAGGTTAGTAGCACTACGACATGCCTTTTCAAGACAATTTATAACTTCTGCGACActagtttatttgtttaatttccACTATACAGAATGAGAAGGCGTTGAGTGGTGGAGTGGATGTTAGCCGCCAAAGTAACTTTAGGGAGGCTGATAAGTACTGCAAGGCAATGCTGGGAAGGGTTTCCGGTGGTCGTGGTTGCATGAAAAGCTTGGCCTTTACTGTTGTGATGCTAGCTGTGGGAGCCCTCGTGAGCTTCGATGCATGGGATTGGAACAAGTTGTCAGTTATGCTCAAAACACAAGCATCCTTGTGAGCAAAACTTGCAACATCTGCCTAAAAATAAAGTTGCCCTTGTGTAACAGAATCGTTTCTGTGAGTGGAACGGTTATGTTGTTATTTTGTTTCATTTACATGTAGAGAGGAGACCAAAGACGTTGAGGCTAAATAATGAAATTGTGGATGGATTTGGTTTACATGAAATAAATAGGGTATAGTATTCATACTTCATAGTCTTCAGGTTTAGCCCAAGGATACTTCAAGAATCCACCCTTGATCTCTGAAGGATTTTGTGGTACAGACCACGGATACTTCATTGCTGGATCTCGTGGGAATTTTCTGAAGTTGAGGAATGGTGCCCAAAGCAGCACTCTGCCCACACAATTAACACCATTAATCATATATGAAACAACTTGTGTTTAGTGTTGAAGAAAGATAGATATGGAACAGTAATTACCCCGGGAAGAAGAGGAAAACGAACATGAACTGCACATACATCTCAAGTAGGTTCCTCTTGTACCATCTTTTTCTCAGCCAGTTCATGATGATGGGCTGCAAACAATCATTCaacaattcatatatatatatcaacacaAACGCACACTAATTGATGCTACTCACTGGAACCACAAGGAAGTAGAAGAAAGCTGAAATCCCAGATTGAATCAGAATCCACACCAAATCTTCACCTTCATTCACACCAGTAACAGCAAAAGCAGGCTCTGCTACCTGTTCAAAACTAGAGTCAATTTTGAACAAGctcaaaatgaaaacaaaagaaaacaccACAATCATACAGTTGCCAACACTCCTCCAACTTGAAGGGCCAGACCAAGAATTCTGCTTGTGCATTTCGAAACCTGTTTCCTATGGTGGGATGTTTTTCGTTCACAAGAAATGGAGAATGGATGATGATTGGGAGGAGAGAGACGATGCAAAGCCTTGGGGATGCCCAAACTCACTCTCAAGGGGCTGCTCATTTCTCAGCCAATTGTCGTCTTTCCTTATCTTTCTGTCTCAGTTATACATGCTAAGTAGGATAAATGATCAATAAAgagttttttttaattgagcAAATAAAGAGTTAAAATGGAATAAGTTGTTAAAGACAGCAATTACTTCCAAACTGAGCTTCTCTGTTTCTCTGGTTAATGGAACACACCGTTAAGAATTTTCACCGtatagtaattaataattatgtTTTGTAAGAGTGAAAAATGAACTAATCCCAAATGTAACCTTACTCTCTAATATGAATATCAGGTACCAGACTACAAAATTCTagaaaccttttttttttcggtGACGCGACTAGAAAGTAGAAACAGACCTCTCATTAGTCTTTACTACCTTGAACCTAGAAAATCTTCTGCTGCGAAAACCCATTATCAAGACTCACCAGACTACTTAAACCCTGAATTCCTACTGTTGCTCGTCATTCAATTTGCTATAAAAATATCTGGTAATTAGCGTGAAACCACTGCGAGTAGCGATATGTGCTCGATAATCCCAACCCATTTGAAATTCAAGCCCCCAAATCCTATAAATCACTCACCTGAGGCAGTTTGCTCGGTTTTTACCCATAACTCAAGACCCCCAAAGTATTGTTTCCGTTTTCAAGGAAGACATCCCATGCTATGCTGCTCTAAATTTTCTGTGTTAACAAGGGCTTGCAGCGATGATGGCCAACGTGAAATTTTTTCTGCCAAAAAGCTATCTTCAGCTTCTGTAATCACCATATTCGTTGATAACTTTTTTGCTTTTATCTGCTTGCGTAATTCTcatattatatatgtatttgaatGTGAATGATATTTGGCATACCCCTATCAGCATGCTATTTTGATAATGCATTGTGATGAACAATTTCATATTTTGGATTATGAATTCTGCCTCTTTTGAGGGATAATGGTATCGGGATCCTCTTGTTAATCATTCAACAGTAGTTCCTGCTGCCTTGACTGTTTCTGTGACATACTCCAACTGCTTGATAATGTTCTCGCGTGGGAGCAGTGATTTTGATGTGGCATGCATCGCTAAGTATCTCAAGCATTAACATTTATCGGGCCAATCTTGATATTGATTCTCTATTTCAGTCTACTAACCACataattgaaaagtttatggtACCCAGATTAATGCTATTATGAACTCTGTCAGAAGTAGTACTGGATATATAGGTACGTGAGTGGGAAGTACTGTACTATTGATGAACTTCTGATTTCTGTGTGATTTCTGTGAGGAACAAAACATTTGAGTCTGCTATATGGTGCTCTGTATTTTTCTGTTTGACTAAATTCATTCATCCGTTTCTTCAATAGGATTTGAATTTTTGAGGACTCTAGTAGTTCTTATAAGTCGAGACATTTTGTTACGCACGTATTTAGGTATTTCTAAGGGTTAATCATTGACATAATAACCTTATATGGAGCAATTCATACTTGTAGGGAAAATATGGGCTTATAATacttctatttaatttttcaactGCACTTTGTGGGTGCTATTTCCTAGTTGATGCAGATTCGTTTTTCTGCTCCGGGGGAGAACGATAAAGAATATTTCTCGGCTAACAacatttaattatattgtttttgACATCTTGGTGCTTGCTTTTCTAGTTAATTTTTGTGCAACATTTTGCTGATTTTCTTTTTGGCTATTTTGGAACATTAAAATAATTCTCCTTTTAATTTCAGGATGTTGAGACATTCAGTAACAGCTCATCTATTTCCAATGATGGTTATATTGCGTTGTTTATTCGCATGCTTGGGTTAGACAATGATCCTTTGGATAGAGAGCAGGCTGTTGTCGCTCTCTGGAAATATTCACTTGGTGGAAAACATTGTGTTGATAACATCATGAAATATCATGGAACTGTCAATCTTGTTGTAAACCTGCTAAAGTCAGACTCAGATTCTGCATGTGAATCGGCTGCTGGTCTTCTGAGGGTTATATCATCACTCAATCTATACAGAGACATAGTAGCTGAGAGTGGTGCAATAGAAGAGATGACTGTCGTGTTGACACGTTCATCCTTGTCTTCTAATGTACTTGAGAActcttatgtttttattttgatgttCTCTTTCTTTGAGTTATAGTATTTGTAAAGCTTGAGCAAATATCTGCAGGTGAAGGAGCAGACAATGTGTACTCTGTGGAACTTGTCTGTAGATGAGAAGCTCAGTGCTCGAATGACTAGCTCTGAGATCCTTCCTCTACTTATCAGGTACTTGGAGGATGAAGATATTAAAGTCAAGGAGGCTGCTGGTGGAATTTTGGCTAATTTAACCTTGACACaatcaaatcataaaataatgGTTGAAGCTGGAGTTATTCCGAAATTGGTGAGACTCACTTCTTTGCTCCTCTTTATCATTGTGATTAATGGATCTTCCTGATAATGCATGATTCACCATTACAGTGGTTGAAATATATCACTGCTTTGATATACATAACATTTTATCTGTTCAAATGTAATGTAAGACATAGTTTGGGACAATTTTCTGTGTGTTATTCATCTACTAATCATCATGTGTAtcagtttatatatataagagtcCTATCTATATTAGGAAAGCCCTACACAACAATACTACcatatagggatgtcaatccgagagggttagggttaaaatttttcaacccgataaaaattacaacacgactagcccgtaaccgaatagcccagcacccgatagggtcggtctgactaacccgatgggctagcccaaaatccgaatacttaacataaaataaatatttagatataaaaattaaaaaatgataaaatattataaagtctcattaaaaattaaaatatttttaatacaatacttagcataaaatatttagatataaaaattaaaaaatgatacttattttatatatatatatatatatatgtatatatattttttaaaaaataaaacacccAAGGGTGAGGGGTTAGGTAAACCCCCAATccgtaaataaatcaaatcaactaGTATCTCATACATGACGCTGCCCAAAATGTTGCATCTTTATATCTTTATTatgtaagtcgatgttgaaattttacttatttatgcGTGTATTTATTTGTTACACCTATAATATTGTTAAGagaaatatattagttaatttaaaaaaaaataaaatttttagcTCGACTAACCCGATGTGCTAGCCCGAGATCCGAacatttagggttagggttgaaagtttctaatccaattttttttaacctgATTAACCAACACCCGAATAACCCataacccgatagggctagcccgaaacccgatgGGTTGGCCTGATTGACATCCTTGCTACCATATATACAATTATACTTTTAACATTCCCCCACAAGCTGGAGCATAGATATTATAGATATTAATCATGCCTAGCTTGTTACAAGGATAATCAACTCCATTAAGAGCCTTCGTGAAGATATCTCCCAACTGATCTTGATCTTCAGTTCTCATATATTCAGTATAAATCATTTCTTGTTAAATCTTCTCACGAACAAAGTGACAATCAATCTCAATATGCTTGGTTTGCTCATGAAAAACTGGATTGGATGCAATGTGAACTGCAACCTGATTATCACACCACAACATAGTTGGTATTGAAACTTTCAAACCTACTTCATTCAGAAACTGATGTACCCACATAATCTCACATGCAGATTGAGCCATAGCTCTATACTCCGACTCTGCACTTGAGCGTGAGACCACATTCTGTTTCTTACTTTTCCACGAAATCAAACTCCCTCCAAAGAACACATAATATCCTGTAGTAGACCTCTGATCTTCTTTTGACCCCACACAATCAGCATCTGAcaaacactcaaatcttatCGCGACCTCGGTCACGTTACACATTTCCATGTCCAGGTGCTCCTTTCAGATAGCACAAAATCTGGTCCACCACCTTCCAATGATCAACCATTTGTCTGGCCTATAAAATGCCTGACACACATCATAGATTCGAGAAATTTTTCCTTTTCCCAAATACAAAAATTCAAGATATTTCATGAGTGCTTTGACCGTCCTGCAGTTAGTAATCATCCTAACTACCTCACTAATGATAGAGTTGTAAGAACAATCGAGCATCCTCTCGAAGCCAAGTAAGTTTAGATGTGTCAGAAGATGGTAGATCATCAGTCGTATGATTATCCCTATACACACTCACCAGATAAAGTTCAATTGTCTAATGCCAATTGTGTTTTGTGATTCTGGTCATCACAGGCACAATATCAATCGTTTTCTTCTCGGTATTAGACGTAATGAATCACAATGAACCAAAATCTCAAACGGAAACTGGAATTCCAAACAAAAGTCATACCTGTACCGAAACGGAATCTAACAGCAACCTGGTGTTGACCCAAATAGGTATGCGGATCAATATGATATGTCAAGACGAGTCGAACGGAACTGACCGGAGAGAAATCTGGTGAGACACGCTCTGCTGGCGCGTGTGGCTCACACGCGCGGCTTGCAGCCGCTGAACTTCAGGCATGAGGTCGCTTGTCGATGGCCTCCTCCCTGTGCTGGCGGTTTCGACTGGTGAAGCCTAGAACCGAGGTGCCGAGGTGGGTGACAGCACCTTGttgaaaccctaattttcaaactaattttttttttggaaaaaatccTAATTCCCAAACCCTAGATCGTTTGCTCTGATATCATGTTCAAATGTAATGTAAGACATAGTTTGCGACAATTTTCTGTGTGTTATTCATCTACTAATCATCACGTATATATACATAACAGTCCTATCTATATTAGGAAAGCCCTATACAATACTACCATATATACAGTTATATTTCTAACATTATCCAAGTATCTGAAGAGCTATtcatacttaattttttttccaaagcCTTAATAAGCTACTTATTTTGTTTGAAATTTAGCTCACACCCATGTTACTCTGGTTCAGgttaagtttattttattataaaaagttGTTCCCACTTCTTCTATGattattgtttttaattaatttttagttaCTTTCACATCATTAAAACTCAAGATACGTATCTAGAAAGATTTATTAACTGCAATGTTTGATTAGCCTTCTTTTCCTAGTATTCTTAACATGTGAGCCCGATGCAGGCAAAGCTGTTGACAGCTGATGAGGAAGAATCTAAAGTCGTTCGGAAAGTGGCAAGAAATGCATTACTGGAACTTGCTAAAGATGAGTATTATAAGATACTTGTCATGGAGGAAGGTCTAGTTGTGATGCCCTTGGTAGGTGCAGCAGCATACAAGTCTTTTAGGCCAGCTTTGTATTCATGGCCTTCTTTACCTGATGGTACAAGGATTGAACAGAGCTCCAAAAGTCCTTCTAGATATGGTGCGTCAGAACTGCTACTAGGATTAAG
The genomic region above belongs to Salvia miltiorrhiza cultivar Shanhuang (shh) chromosome 5, IMPLAD_Smil_shh, whole genome shotgun sequence and contains:
- the LOC130986521 gene encoding uncharacterized protein LOC130986521 — its product is MEEANSFSEPTHHGWQKVTYAKKHRKTTPSDSSKLQGSAKNVGLEKHAEELEEQPAFYDDDDEILVSSNKDRDDDEDQENSAKASKDKPKKIKKLKITVAEAAANIAADDLAAFLSSISESYEGQQGIQLMRFADYFGRAFSAVSVSQFPWLRLFRESAVAKIADVPVSYISDSVYKTSVDWINHHSYDALGTFVLWSLDSIFADLATQLLGSKGSKKGGQPTSSKSQVAIFLVLAMVLRRKPEVLIHLLPKLRENSKYLGQDKLPVLVWMIIQASQGDLPVGLYIWAHFILPIIGGKSGSNPQSRDLVLQLAERILAAPKARSVLVNNAVRKGERLVSPAALDLLLHATFPASSARVKATERFEAIYPTLKEVALAGSPGSKAMKQVSQQMQSIVVKAAGEGIPALSEEATSIFIWCLTHNPDCYKQWDKVYEENIEASAATLRKLSEEWKILSFEQSCLQTLGETLRSFRLKNEKALSGGVDVSRQSNFREADKYCKAMLGRVSGGRGCMKSLAFTVVMLAVGALVSFDAWDWNKLSVMLKTQASL
- the LOC130986522 gene encoding NAD(P)H-quinone oxidoreductase subunit L, chloroplastic translates to MSSPLRVSLGIPKALHRLSPPNHHPFSISCERKTSHHRKQVSKCTSRILGLALQVGGVLATVAEPAFAVTGVNEGEDLVWILIQSGISAFFYFLVVPPIIMNWLRKRWYKRNLLEMYVQFMFVFLFFPGVLLWAPFLNFRKFPRDPAMKYPWSVPQNPSEIKGGFLKYPWAKPEDYEV